A stretch of the Desulforamulus ferrireducens genome encodes the following:
- the istB gene encoding IS21-like element helper ATPase IstB has protein sequence MNTQSGLIKAYAKHLKLPTVLRYEEVLRLAQAQGWGYEQFLVEILRKEITQRQENQMKRRIRNAHFPLDKSLDDFRFHHLPNVQEATVWQLATGEFVKRQENVIMIGNPGTGKTHLAIGLGRRLCKQGLSVRFYTAANLVTELSEAQEFHRLTKLEKALSKVDLLIVDELSYLTFSKAHAELLFHVLSNRNERGSVLITTNLEFSRWGELFPNEMLTAALIDRLTHHAYILDMNAESYRLKQRIESKFGSHD, from the coding sequence TTGAATACCCAAAGTGGTCTCATCAAAGCCTATGCTAAACACCTGAAACTCCCCACCGTGCTCCGCTATGAAGAAGTGTTGCGGCTCGCTCAAGCGCAAGGTTGGGGATATGAGCAGTTTTTGGTGGAGATTCTTCGTAAAGAAATAACCCAGCGCCAAGAAAACCAAATGAAACGCAGGATTAGGAATGCTCACTTCCCCTTAGATAAAAGCCTCGACGATTTTCGGTTTCACCATTTACCCAACGTTCAAGAAGCCACTGTTTGGCAGCTGGCCACCGGAGAATTTGTAAAACGTCAAGAGAATGTGATCATGATTGGCAACCCCGGGACGGGAAAGACGCATTTAGCCATAGGCTTAGGCCGACGACTTTGTAAACAAGGGTTATCCGTACGGTTTTATACGGCCGCCAATCTGGTCACTGAACTCTCTGAAGCCCAAGAGTTTCATCGGTTAACCAAGTTAGAGAAAGCCCTATCCAAAGTCGATCTCCTCATTGTGGATGAACTTTCTTATCTCACCTTTTCCAAGGCTCATGCGGAACTTCTCTTTCATGTGCTGTCCAACCGGAATGAGCGAGGAAGTGTGCTCATTACCACTAACCTTGAATTTTCCCGGTGGGGAGAACTCTTTCCGAATGAAATGCTCACCGCTGCATTAATCGACCGATTAACTCACCATGCATATATTTTAGATATGAACGCTGAATCCTATCGGCTTAAGCAGAGAATTGAATCAAAATTTGGCTCTCATGACTGA